In Notolabrus celidotus isolate fNotCel1 chromosome 22, fNotCel1.pri, whole genome shotgun sequence, one genomic interval encodes:
- the crip2 gene encoding cysteine-rich protein 2 — MSSKCPKCEKTVYFAEKVSSLGKDWHKLCLKCDRCNKLLNAGGHAEHDGRPYCHKPCYAALFGPKGVNIGGAGSYIYDTPANNNSPSTAVDSASKTEEKKVFAPKPASKAGSITTFSGEANLCPRCNKKVYFAEKVTSLGKDWHRPCLRCERCSKTLAPGSHAEHDSQPYCHKPCYAVLFGPKGVNTGGVGSYIYEKEPSAVTQP; from the exons CTGAAAAGGTGTCATCGCTGGGGAAGGACTGGCACAAGTTGTGTCTCAAGTGTGACCGCTGCAACAAGCTGCTGAATGCTGGAGGCCACGCTGAG CACGATGGAAGGCCCTACTGCCACAAACCGTGCTACGCTGCCCTCTTTGGGCCAAAAG GTGTGAACATCGGTGGAGCCGGCTCCTACATATACGACACTCCAGCCAACAACAACTCGCCTTCCACCGCTGTGGATTCAGCCTCCAAAACTGAAGAGAAGAAAGTGTTTGCGCCCAAACCAGCATCCAAAG CTGGCAGCATCACCACTTTTTCCGGAGAGGCCAACCTGTGTCCCCGATGCAACAAGAAGGTGTATTTTG CTGAGAAGGTGACATCACTGGGGAAAGACTGGCATCGACCTTGTCTGCGCTGTGAGAGGTGCAGCAAGACTCTGGCTCCTGGCAGCCACGCAGAG CATGACAGCCAGCCCTACTGCCACAAACCATGCTATGCTGTCCTCTTCGGGCCCAAAG GCGTGAACACTGGTGGTGTGGGCAGCTACATCTATGAGAAGGAGCCCAGTGCAGTGACCCAGCCCTGA